The proteins below come from a single Chryseobacterium bernardetii genomic window:
- a CDS encoding LLM class flavin-dependent oxidoreductase, with protein sequence MELGIGMFGDLTFDQSTGKYRDAGTKIREILEQIKFMDEVGIDVFAMGEHHRPDYAVSSPEIVLAAAASITKNIKLASGVTVLSSSEPVKVYEDFATLDLISNGRAEIFVGRGSFIESFPLYGYSLNDYEELFDEKLDLLLKINSEENVTWSGKLRAPMKNQTVYPRAKNGGRLPIWRAVGGTPQSVLSAAQLGMPLVVAIIGGMPIQFKNLIEFYKQEYQKAGHDMSEMQIAIHSHTFVSDDKNVVDGYFHNYKSQMDRVGSSRGWAPYTKMQYDGGRSKDGALFIGSPAEVADKIAYMKEIFGITRFIGHMDIGDPANDIMMKSIELFGKEVKPLVQNL encoded by the coding sequence ATGGAATTAGGAATAGGAATGTTCGGTGATTTGACTTTTGACCAGTCAACCGGAAAATATAGAGATGCAGGAACCAAGATTCGTGAAATACTGGAACAGATTAAATTCATGGATGAGGTAGGAATTGATGTTTTTGCAATGGGAGAGCATCACCGTCCGGATTATGCTGTTTCCTCACCGGAAATAGTATTGGCAGCTGCGGCAAGCATTACAAAAAATATAAAATTAGCCAGTGGAGTAACTGTTTTAAGTTCATCAGAACCGGTAAAAGTGTATGAAGATTTTGCGACATTAGATTTAATTTCAAACGGAAGAGCTGAAATATTCGTAGGACGGGGAAGCTTCATTGAATCATTTCCGTTATATGGCTATTCTTTAAATGATTATGAAGAACTGTTTGATGAAAAACTGGATTTATTATTAAAAATCAATTCTGAAGAAAATGTAACCTGGTCCGGAAAACTTCGGGCACCGATGAAGAATCAGACAGTGTATCCAAGAGCAAAAAATGGAGGCAGACTTCCCATCTGGAGAGCAGTAGGCGGAACTCCGCAATCTGTTTTAAGTGCGGCACAATTAGGAATGCCTTTGGTGGTAGCTATTATTGGCGGAATGCCGATTCAGTTTAAAAACCTGATCGAATTTTACAAGCAGGAATATCAGAAAGCTGGGCATGATATGTCTGAAATGCAGATTGCCATTCATTCCCATACTTTTGTAAGTGATGATAAGAATGTGGTAGACGGATATTTCCATAACTATAAATCTCAGATGGACAGGGTAGGTTCTTCCAGAGGTTGGGCACCTTATACCAAAATGCAGTATGATGGCGGAAGAAGTAAAGACGGAGCTTTGTTTATCGGGAGCCCGGCTGAGGTGGCAGATAAAATTGCTTATATGAAAGAGATTTTTGGAATTACAAGATTCATCGGGCATATGGATATTGGTGATCCGGCTAATGATATCATGATGAAATCCATTGAATTATTCGGGAAAGAAGTAAAGCCATTGGTTCAAAACCTGTAA
- a CDS encoding AAA family ATPase translates to MIPIQLTVEGLYSYRERQTIDFRNLTEAGLFGIFGAVGSGKSSVLEAISFALYGETERLNMRDKRAYNMMNLKSNTSYIEFDFINYENKLFRATRDFRRNSKKFEDVKPYSVVFYENIDGKWIPLDHSNAEQIIGLSYSNFKRTIIIPQGQFKEFLELGAADRTNMMKEIFSLQRYDLQNNVSVLNARNRSELDQLEGQLKGFEEINEEKIQLQKNLLEEEQKKLAQANEKFEKVSQVYQQLKNLKTDFESLKQNREKFNTLSEQKPQMDALEAQSELYERTFRTFNPLITEKKRLSKSVVEKGNEKERQIKAVQETETVFNHIKEQLAVLEPKFKALDQSRIQENDLNFIVQILKFYKEIETLNERTQKGSEKVAEVEAQREIIQKKITELSKNIEVLKSQKLDASLLSDVGNWFIQQKNFKKSQQEQLEKTQKHQKQIELIAEELQPFALQENFKADFTNKKEALEAQKKELSQKLDHLKIQKELSRFASELHDGEACPLCGSQEHPHIVEFHDVNTELQDIQEKIKAIEQEAHQLQQQETAVEKILDRKKIFEEQLISEQKVLQQIQKDLDSHVQQFTWKQFFPDQEEDFEKKRSDSFAVEKKIEETDKMISLERENLDKESKVLDKYKNALEMFKLEEATKQKEINISRSNLKILMWEPYAQKSVEEIEEAYQKLAQSNAETEQLYQKASQQEKDLAPKLAEQKAIVSQTEKQIAVLEKEISENQQTIDKALKEHNFTVFNEVENILLQEINIQEIRAKIQQFRINFETLKKVIEGLELKLKNLSFDDEQFSMAEKQFEEAHTELKQINDAVVTMNAERERLEKEYRKKEDLLKELTKLQKRSENLKLMMNLFKGAGFVQYVSSIYLRQLCDHANIRFHKMTRNQLSLQLNENNDFEIIDYLNEGRSRSVKTLSGGQAFQVSLSLALALAESVQSNAQADKNFFFIDEGFGTQDTESVNIVFETLTNLMKENRIVGIISHVEELKEKIPTALNIIKDEERGSLIQII, encoded by the coding sequence ATGATCCCTATTCAGTTAACCGTTGAAGGTTTATATTCTTACCGGGAACGTCAGACCATAGATTTCAGAAATCTTACGGAGGCGGGCTTATTTGGTATTTTTGGAGCGGTGGGTTCCGGAAAATCCTCAGTGCTTGAAGCCATTTCGTTTGCTTTATACGGCGAAACGGAACGGCTTAATATGCGTGACAAAAGAGCCTATAACATGATGAATTTAAAATCAAACACTTCCTATATTGAATTTGATTTTATTAATTATGAAAATAAACTGTTCCGGGCTACCAGAGATTTCAGACGGAATTCTAAAAAATTTGAAGATGTAAAACCTTATTCCGTAGTGTTCTATGAGAATATTGACGGGAAATGGATTCCTTTGGATCATTCTAATGCAGAACAGATTATTGGTTTAAGTTATTCCAATTTTAAAAGAACGATCATTATCCCTCAGGGGCAGTTTAAAGAGTTTCTTGAATTAGGGGCTGCGGACAGAACCAACATGATGAAGGAGATCTTCAGCCTTCAGCGTTATGACCTGCAAAATAATGTTTCAGTTTTAAATGCCAGAAACAGATCTGAACTGGATCAGCTTGAGGGACAGTTGAAAGGTTTTGAGGAGATTAATGAAGAAAAAATTCAGTTACAGAAAAACCTTTTGGAAGAGGAACAGAAAAAGCTTGCCCAGGCTAATGAAAAGTTTGAAAAGGTTTCCCAGGTTTATCAACAGTTGAAAAATTTAAAAACAGATTTTGAAAGTTTAAAACAAAACCGGGAAAAATTCAATACCCTTTCTGAACAAAAGCCACAGATGGATGCTTTAGAAGCTCAATCTGAATTATATGAACGTACTTTCAGGACTTTTAATCCATTAATTACTGAAAAAAAAAGGCTTTCCAAAAGTGTCGTTGAAAAAGGGAATGAGAAAGAAAGGCAGATCAAAGCTGTACAGGAAACGGAAACTGTTTTTAATCATATAAAGGAGCAGCTTGCTGTTTTGGAACCCAAGTTTAAGGCATTGGATCAGTCCAGGATACAGGAAAACGATCTAAATTTTATTGTACAGATCCTGAAGTTTTACAAGGAGATTGAAACGCTTAACGAAAGAACTCAAAAAGGTTCAGAAAAGGTAGCAGAAGTAGAAGCTCAAAGGGAAATCATTCAAAAGAAGATTACTGAACTTTCTAAAAATATTGAGGTTTTAAAAAGTCAAAAGCTTGACGCTTCTTTACTATCCGATGTGGGAAATTGGTTTATTCAACAGAAGAACTTCAAAAAATCACAGCAGGAACAACTTGAAAAAACTCAAAAGCATCAGAAACAGATTGAATTGATTGCTGAAGAGTTACAACCTTTTGCTCTCCAGGAAAACTTTAAAGCTGATTTCACAAATAAAAAAGAAGCTCTCGAAGCTCAAAAAAAAGAACTTTCCCAAAAGCTGGACCATCTGAAAATTCAGAAAGAACTTTCCCGTTTTGCCAGTGAACTCCATGATGGTGAAGCCTGTCCGCTTTGTGGATCTCAGGAACATCCGCATATTGTGGAATTTCATGACGTAAATACAGAACTGCAGGATATTCAGGAGAAAATTAAAGCAATTGAACAGGAAGCCCACCAGCTTCAGCAACAGGAAACTGCTGTTGAGAAAATTCTGGACAGAAAGAAAATCTTTGAAGAACAGCTGATCTCTGAACAGAAGGTCCTTCAACAAATTCAAAAGGATTTGGACAGCCACGTTCAACAATTTACATGGAAACAATTCTTTCCGGATCAGGAGGAGGATTTTGAGAAAAAAAGATCGGATTCTTTTGCTGTGGAGAAAAAGATTGAAGAAACGGACAAAATGATCAGCCTGGAACGTGAAAACCTGGACAAGGAAAGTAAGGTGCTGGACAAATATAAAAATGCTTTGGAAATGTTCAAGCTGGAAGAGGCTACAAAGCAGAAAGAGATCAATATCAGCCGTTCCAACCTTAAAATTCTGATGTGGGAGCCTTATGCACAAAAGTCCGTAGAGGAAATTGAAGAGGCTTATCAGAAATTAGCACAATCCAATGCAGAAACGGAGCAACTGTATCAAAAAGCTTCTCAACAGGAAAAAGATCTTGCTCCTAAGCTTGCAGAACAGAAAGCAATTGTAAGTCAGACAGAAAAACAGATTGCAGTACTTGAAAAAGAAATTTCAGAAAACCAGCAGACTATTGATAAGGCTTTAAAAGAGCATAATTTTACGGTCTTTAATGAAGTCGAAAATATCCTGCTACAGGAAATCAATATACAGGAAATCCGGGCTAAAATCCAGCAATTCAGAATTAATTTTGAAACCCTGAAGAAAGTAATTGAAGGACTGGAATTAAAACTTAAAAATCTTTCCTTTGATGATGAACAGTTTTCAATGGCTGAAAAACAGTTTGAAGAAGCTCATACTGAATTAAAGCAAATCAACGATGCCGTTGTCACCATGAATGCCGAAAGAGAAAGGTTAGAAAAAGAATACAGGAAAAAAGAAGACCTTCTGAAGGAGTTAACCAAGCTTCAGAAACGTTCCGAAAACCTGAAATTAATGATGAATCTGTTTAAAGGTGCCGGTTTCGTACAATATGTTTCTTCTATTTATCTGAGGCAGCTATGCGATCATGCCAATATCCGCTTCCATAAAATGACCAGAAACCAATTGAGCTTACAATTGAATGAAAATAATGATTTTGAAATCATTGATTATCTTAACGAAGGCAGAAGCAGAAGTGTGAAAACCTTGTCGGGCGGGCAGGCATTCCAGGTATCTTTAAGTCTGGCTTTGGCCCTGGCAGAAAGTGTACAGTCCAATGCTCAGGCGGATAAAAACTTCTTCTTTATTGATGAGGGCTTCGGGACCCAGGATACGGAATCTGTAAATATTGTATTTGAAACACTGACTAACCTGATGAAGGAAAACAGAATTGTAGGAATTATTTCCCATGTAGAAGAGCTTAAAGAAAAGATTCCTACGGCACTTAACATTATTAAAGATGAGGAAAGAGGAAGCTTAATTCAGATCATTTAA
- a CDS encoding metallophosphoesterase family protein produces MKILHTADWHLGKKLDRFSRLEEQVSAMEEIITIADEEKADLVLIAGDLFDNFNPAVEAVELFYKTLKRLSLNGKRPVIAISGNHDSPNLINAPDPLARECGIILIGHPKAEIIPFATDHFKILNSKEGFIEMKISSVDFPVRLLHTPYANEIRLKEYLGENKEEEINNVLSRTWKELADLFCDENGVNLLTAHLYMNKRGAEILEEPEGEKPIKIGNADLIYSDSIPEQIQYTALGHLHGFQNIGTKDKPVIYSSSPLCYSFSEAGQKKYVSIIEAEPGKPVSYEKKALKSGRALVRKTFTSVEETIQWLKDNPNTFIELTLESETFLTADERRLIYQSHTGIVYLIPKFKTSGSGEEISHEINLNQDIETLFKDYFKSKNGGQEANEELMKLFNEILNT; encoded by the coding sequence ATGAAAATTTTACACACCGCCGACTGGCATTTAGGAAAAAAACTGGACCGCTTTTCACGACTGGAAGAGCAGGTTTCAGCAATGGAAGAAATTATCACGATTGCTGATGAGGAAAAGGCAGATCTTGTTCTTATTGCCGGTGATCTCTTTGATAATTTTAACCCTGCTGTAGAAGCCGTTGAGCTTTTTTATAAAACCTTAAAACGTTTATCTTTAAACGGAAAACGCCCTGTAATTGCTATTTCCGGGAATCATGATTCTCCTAATCTAATCAATGCACCGGATCCTTTAGCCAGAGAATGCGGAATTATTTTAATAGGACACCCAAAAGCAGAAATTATTCCTTTTGCAACAGATCACTTTAAAATTTTAAATTCAAAAGAAGGCTTTATAGAAATGAAGATCAGCAGTGTTGATTTTCCTGTAAGACTATTGCATACTCCTTATGCCAATGAAATCCGTCTGAAGGAATATTTAGGCGAGAATAAAGAGGAAGAGATCAATAATGTCCTTTCCAGAACGTGGAAAGAACTTGCAGACCTGTTCTGTGATGAAAACGGAGTCAACCTGCTGACTGCTCATTTGTATATGAATAAAAGAGGTGCTGAGATCCTGGAAGAACCTGAAGGAGAAAAACCCATCAAAATCGGAAATGCTGATCTTATTTATTCTGATAGTATTCCGGAACAGATTCAGTATACGGCTTTGGGTCACTTACATGGCTTTCAGAATATCGGAACAAAGGATAAGCCGGTTATTTATTCCTCTTCTCCCCTATGCTATAGCTTTAGTGAGGCTGGGCAGAAAAAATATGTTTCGATTATTGAAGCTGAACCTGGTAAACCCGTTTCTTATGAAAAAAAGGCATTGAAGAGCGGAAGGGCTTTAGTAAGAAAAACCTTTACATCCGTAGAAGAAACCATTCAGTGGCTGAAGGACAATCCCAATACATTTATTGAACTGACATTAGAAAGTGAAACTTTTTTAACGGCTGATGAGCGCAGATTGATCTATCAGTCTCATACAGGAATTGTCTATTTGATCCCTAAATTTAAAACCAGCGGATCTGGTGAAGAAATAAGTCATGAAATTAATTTAAACCAGGATATAGAAACGCTGTTCAAGGATTATTTTAAATCTAAAAACGGAGGCCAGGAAGCTAATGAAGAACTGATGAAATTGTTTAACGAAATTTTAAATACCTAA
- a CDS encoding VF530 family protein: MEEKSKDPLHGKRLDAILEELVEYYQGFEELGKQINIRCFTDNPSINSSLKFLRKTDWARAKVESLYLYVLRQKKRDEAGKKK; encoded by the coding sequence ATGGAAGAAAAATCAAAAGATCCTTTACACGGAAAAAGACTTGATGCTATTCTTGAAGAGTTGGTAGAATATTATCAGGGGTTTGAAGAATTGGGAAAACAAATTAACATCAGATGTTTTACAGATAATCCCAGTATCAATTCATCATTGAAGTTTTTAAGAAAAACAGATTGGGCAAGGGCGAAGGTTGAAAGTTTATATCTGTATGTTTTAAGACAGAAAAAAAGAGACGAAGCAGGAAAGAAGAAGTAA
- a CDS encoding FKBP-type peptidyl-prolyl cis-trans isomerase, with translation MTIENNHVVAVKYILHTIEADGSKVLVEETTAENPLTFLYGVGMMIPKFEENILGLKAGDKAAFVIQPEEAYGERQPDAIAQLPIEMFKESGTPPIGAILPLSDNQGNNFQAFVVEVTPEAVVADLNHPMAGKVLDFQVEVLNTRPATEEELSHGHAHGIDGTDAH, from the coding sequence ATGACAATCGAAAACAATCACGTTGTAGCTGTAAAGTATATACTTCACACAATCGAAGCAGATGGAAGCAAAGTTTTGGTAGAAGAAACAACAGCAGAAAATCCACTTACATTTTTGTACGGTGTTGGAATGATGATTCCAAAATTTGAAGAAAATATCCTAGGTTTGAAAGCTGGTGACAAAGCTGCTTTTGTAATTCAGCCTGAAGAAGCTTATGGAGAAAGACAGCCTGATGCTATTGCTCAATTACCAATTGAAATGTTCAAAGAATCAGGAACTCCTCCAATTGGAGCAATTTTGCCTTTATCAGATAACCAGGGGAATAATTTCCAGGCTTTTGTAGTAGAAGTAACTCCTGAAGCTGTAGTAGCAGACCTTAACCACCCAATGGCTGGTAAAGTGTTAGATTTCCAGGTAGAAGTATTAAACACTCGTCCTGCAACAGAAGAAGAATTATCACACGGTCACGCTCATGGAATTGATGGGACTGACGCTCACTAA
- a CDS encoding YchJ family protein, translating into MNCPCCSGKSYEECCKPYHTGEKHAPTAEALMRSRFSAFAIPNGDYLMETTLPGKRKYHNKQDLQEWGEINEWTKLEIIQTPAVNHVEFKAYYTDQDGHPQIHHEFSVFQKMHERWYYVSGEFLD; encoded by the coding sequence ATGAATTGTCCCTGCTGTTCAGGAAAATCCTACGAAGAATGCTGCAAGCCTTACCATACCGGAGAAAAACATGCTCCTACTGCAGAAGCATTAATGCGCTCCCGGTTTTCTGCCTTTGCTATCCCAAATGGTGACTACTTAATGGAAACTACGCTTCCGGGAAAACGAAAATACCACAACAAACAGGACTTACAGGAATGGGGAGAAATTAATGAATGGACAAAACTTGAAATTATACAGACTCCTGCTGTAAACCATGTAGAATTTAAAGCATATTATACAGATCAGGATGGTCATCCGCAAATCCATCATGAGTTTTCTGTTTTCCAGAAAATGCATGAACGCTGGTATTATGTTTCAGGTGAATTTTTAGATTAA
- a CDS encoding M3 family metallopeptidase: MKNISSVLLISALAFNQSCTTMKQTDTKQELPAPDPSLSSNPFTKKSKLQYEAPEFDKIKNEHFKPAFDFGLKQHAAEIEKIANNPAAPTFENTIVALEKSGEVLRRAQIVFSNLTSANTNPTLQALDEEYAPIFAAHSDKMYLNENLYKRIKSIKEDGLDPESKRLVQYYKQNFEIAGANLSAADKEQLKQINQELASLSTQYANKLLEARKQGGVFFSDAKELDGLSADEIAAAAADAKTAGQPGKYLLALQNTTQQPLLQNLKNRATREKLFKASWTRAEKGDANDTRETIEKLAKTRLKKAQILGKKNFAEWKLQDQMAKTPEAATKLMNQVATPAVETARREAKDIQDLIDQQKGGFKLEPWDWNFYAEQVRKAKFDLDESEIKPYFEITTVLEKGVFFAAEKFYGLTFKKRTDLPVYHPDVVTYEVFDHDGKSIAIYYLDFYTRDSKNGGAWMSNFVEQSYLMGTKPVIVNCYNYQKPAPGKPSLISFDDVSTIFHEFGHSIHGMFASQKYPSLSGTNVPRDFVEFPSQINEHWALDPTVIKNYAVHYETKQPIPQALVDKIKKAATFNQGYMTTELISAAALDMDWHTVTNESQLIPVLDFEKQSLTNHGFTLATVPPRYHTPYFAHIWGGGYSAGYYAYLWSETLDNDAWEWISNNGGLTRENGDRFRKYILSVGNSVDLNQAFRDFTGHDPDIKPLLRNRGFIK, from the coding sequence ATGAAGAATATTTCATCGGTATTATTAATTTCTGCCTTGGCGTTCAACCAATCTTGTACTACAATGAAACAGACCGATACAAAACAGGAACTTCCAGCTCCTGATCCATCCTTATCTTCAAACCCTTTTACGAAGAAGAGTAAGCTTCAGTATGAAGCTCCGGAGTTTGACAAAATTAAAAATGAACATTTTAAACCGGCTTTTGATTTCGGCTTGAAGCAACACGCTGCTGAAATTGAAAAAATTGCCAATAATCCGGCTGCACCTACTTTTGAAAATACCATTGTTGCATTGGAAAAAAGCGGCGAGGTGCTGAGAAGGGCACAGATTGTATTTTCTAATCTTACCAGTGCGAATACAAATCCTACTTTACAGGCTTTGGATGAAGAATATGCTCCTATTTTTGCTGCGCATTCTGATAAAATGTACCTGAATGAAAATCTTTATAAAAGAATCAAATCAATCAAAGAAGATGGACTAGATCCTGAAAGCAAGAGATTGGTACAGTATTATAAGCAAAACTTTGAGATTGCAGGAGCTAATCTTTCTGCTGCAGATAAAGAACAGCTTAAGCAGATTAACCAGGAACTGGCTTCTCTTTCCACCCAATATGCCAATAAATTATTGGAAGCAAGAAAGCAAGGTGGGGTATTCTTTTCTGATGCAAAGGAACTTGACGGACTTTCTGCGGATGAGATTGCAGCTGCTGCTGCGGATGCTAAAACAGCAGGCCAGCCAGGAAAATACCTTCTTGCTTTACAAAATACAACCCAACAGCCTCTGTTACAGAACCTGAAAAACAGAGCTACCAGAGAAAAGCTATTTAAAGCTTCATGGACAAGAGCTGAAAAAGGGGATGCTAACGATACAAGAGAAACCATTGAAAAACTGGCTAAAACCAGGCTGAAGAAAGCTCAGATTCTTGGGAAAAAGAATTTTGCAGAATGGAAGCTTCAGGATCAGATGGCAAAAACACCTGAAGCAGCTACTAAGCTGATGAACCAGGTTGCTACGCCAGCCGTAGAAACAGCAAGACGTGAAGCTAAAGATATCCAGGATCTTATTGATCAGCAAAAAGGAGGGTTCAAGCTGGAACCTTGGGACTGGAATTTTTATGCTGAGCAGGTAAGAAAAGCAAAATTTGATCTTGATGAAAGCGAAATTAAACCTTATTTCGAAATCACAACTGTTTTAGAAAAAGGGGTTTTCTTCGCAGCTGAAAAATTCTACGGATTAACTTTCAAAAAAAGAACTGATCTTCCTGTTTATCATCCTGACGTGGTAACTTATGAGGTTTTCGACCATGATGGAAAATCTATCGCCATCTACTACCTGGATTTCTATACAAGAGATTCTAAAAATGGAGGTGCATGGATGAGTAACTTCGTAGAACAGTCTTATCTGATGGGAACGAAACCGGTAATCGTAAACTGTTACAATTATCAGAAACCTGCTCCTGGAAAGCCTTCATTAATCAGCTTTGATGATGTTTCAACAATTTTCCATGAATTTGGCCACTCTATCCACGGAATGTTTGCAAGCCAGAAATATCCTTCTCTTTCAGGAACAAACGTACCGAGAGACTTTGTAGAGTTTCCTTCTCAAATCAATGAGCATTGGGCACTGGATCCAACGGTAATAAAGAACTATGCGGTTCATTATGAAACAAAACAGCCGATTCCTCAGGCTTTAGTAGATAAAATTAAAAAAGCGGCTACCTTCAACCAGGGTTATATGACTACGGAATTAATTTCTGCAGCGGCCTTGGATATGGATTGGCATACGGTAACCAATGAAAGCCAGCTCATCCCTGTTTTAGATTTTGAAAAACAATCTTTAACCAACCACGGATTCACTTTAGCCACAGTTCCGCCAAGATACCATACGCCTTATTTTGCCCACATCTGGGGTGGTGGATATTCAGCAGGATATTATGCTTACCTATGGTCTGAAACATTAGATAATGATGCATGGGAATGGATCAGCAACAACGGTGGATTAACCAGAGAAAACGGTGACCGTTTCAGGAAATATATTCTTTCTGTAGGAAATTCTGTAGACCTTAACCAGGCATTCAGAGATTTCACAGGACACGATCCGGATATCAAACCTTTATTAAGAAACAGAGGGTTTATTAAATAA
- a CDS encoding SPW repeat domain-containing protein gives MLTSKTHAILDYLMGTLLIAIPWLLGFADNSAATVLPVILGASTLAYSLLTDYEYALAPAFSFQGHLLLDLMSAILLTVSPWLFEFYEKVYWPHLIIGIVELIAIAITRKAPPETHFPMKTY, from the coding sequence ATGCTTACGTCAAAAACACACGCCATACTGGATTACCTTATGGGCACATTGCTCATAGCCATCCCATGGCTGCTAGGGTTTGCAGACAACAGCGCTGCAACAGTTTTACCAGTTATACTGGGTGCATCTACATTGGCTTACAGCCTTCTTACAGATTATGAATATGCTTTGGCTCCGGCTTTTTCCTTTCAGGGGCACCTTCTTCTTGATTTAATGTCTGCCATTCTCCTCACCGTATCCCCTTGGCTGTTTGAATTTTATGAAAAGGTATATTGGCCCCATCTCATCATAGGGATAGTGGAACTTATCGCTATAGCTATTACCAGAAAGGCACCTCCGGAAACTCATTTTCCAATGAAGACTTATTAA
- a CDS encoding GIN domain-containing protein, with product MKKKTLFIFSALVLLASCNERHEKRNKEKSGWVEKVINKETGPIQQREFNGDFDEIQVSQAIEAEIIKSDTEKVIISAPQSIIDEVLVDNSGGKLHIHYKPGIRVMNISKVTAKIYTKDFTKLVAESAASINVKDKFTQEKTSVEVSSAGSISGNLEANDLNINADSSSNFSGKIWAVNLDIESSSGSSIDISGKAKNADISSSSGSSISAKEVIADHVDADASSGANIHISAVSSVKAEASSGGSVDIARKGDLKNITKEESSGGSINIQ from the coding sequence ATGAAAAAAAAGACTCTTTTTATTTTTTCAGCCTTAGTGCTTTTAGCCTCATGTAATGAAAGACATGAGAAAAGAAATAAAGAAAAAAGTGGCTGGGTAGAGAAAGTAATCAATAAGGAAACAGGACCTATTCAGCAGAGAGAATTCAATGGAGATTTTGATGAAATTCAGGTTTCCCAGGCGATAGAAGCAGAAATTATAAAATCTGATACAGAAAAAGTAATCATTTCAGCCCCTCAAAGTATTATTGATGAGGTTCTTGTAGACAACAGCGGCGGAAAGCTTCATATTCACTATAAGCCTGGAATCAGAGTGATGAATATCAGTAAAGTAACTGCAAAAATCTATACCAAAGACTTTACAAAATTAGTTGCAGAATCTGCGGCGAGCATTAATGTGAAAGATAAGTTTACACAGGAAAAAACAAGCGTTGAGGTATCCAGTGCCGGAAGTATTTCCGGGAATCTGGAAGCTAATGATTTAAATATTAATGCAGACAGCAGCAGTAATTTCAGCGGAAAAATCTGGGCTGTAAATCTTGATATAGAATCTTCATCAGGATCAAGTATTGATATTTCCGGAAAAGCAAAAAATGCGGATATCAGTTCTTCTTCAGGCAGTAGTATTTCAGCTAAAGAAGTTATTGCAGATCATGTAGACGCTGATGCATCCAGCGGAGCCAACATTCACATCAGTGCAGTTTCTTCCGTTAAGGCAGAAGCCTCTTCAGGAGGAAGTGTTGATATCGCCAGAAAAGGAGATCTTAAAAACATCACTAAAGAAGAAAGCAGTGGTGGAAGCATCAACATCCAATAA